CATGCGAGCCTGTGAGGACAGGCGGCTTACCAGGATGGAGGTGGCTTCAAAGACTGCCAGCGATATCCAGTTTTCCGGGTCTGAGACAGATAACTTAAAGAGTGGTGCTGTAAATAGATAGTTCAGACAAACGGCCGAGACTAAGGAGGCAACGGTCGCTTCAAGGAATCCATATCGCAGCGAGATCAGAACTACCAGAAGTAGCTCTAACGATCCGGCCGTCGATAGATTGAAGTGCAGAAAAAATGCTGCCGCCGCGATAGCAGAGGCAGCCGTGACACTCATGGCGAGCAGGACAGTACGCATCGCACGAGTGCGTTTGATCGATAGCATCGTGTTCGATTTTATTCCGCTTTCCTCGATGCTCATAGAGCTTTCAGGCCACTTAATAATCTTTCGGTCAAGATAAAACCCACTTACATAAAAGATAGAAAATAGTGACATCTTTATGTCTTCCTTATGGGTTTTGATGGATGTTTGATGAAAGCTGCCAAGGTCTTTATCTGGGAAAATATGGATGAAGCGATAAGTCGGCTGGCTCTTACTGCGGAGCTTCTTGAGTGATAATGTGCAGGTCGACATGAGGGGCTGCTGTGGCAAACTGCAGGATCGCATTGAAGTAGAGATATTTCTTCATTCCCGTGAGCGCCGACCGTCCGAAGATCGCCTGCGTAATGCGATTGGTCAGCGCAAACTCCGCGGTTGCCGCCGCTACGCTCGAGCCCTGCAACTGCACCACCCTGGCTCCAAGATTTCTTGCGAACTGAAAGTTGTCCTCGAGGTTGCGTGCCGCATCGGCTTCGCGGTCCCGGTCCGTATCCAGATGCAAGACAAAGAACTCAGCATCCATGCCTTTCGAAAGTCGCGCACCACGCGCGATCAGATCGCGTGCGGACGGGCTGGCGCTGATGCACACCGCAACTTTTTCCGCGACCGTCCAGTGGGAGCCGAGGTGCTTTTGCTTCACGTAATCGTCCAGGGTGCGGTCGACGGCGCGCGTGACTCGTTGCAGCGCCATCTCACGCAGGGCGATCAGGTTGCCTCTGCGGAAGAAGTTGGAGAGGGCTCGTTCGACGCGCTCCATAGGATAGATATCGCCGCGCCGCATACGGGTCGCAAGGGCTTCGGGGGTCAGGTCGCTGATGACGATCTCGTCGGCACGGTCCAGAACCCAATCGGGAACAGCCTCTCTTACCGTGATGCCGGTAAGCGCCTGGACGCGGGGCGTAAGGCTCTCGATATGTTGAATATTGACGGTGGTCAGCACGTCGATCTTACTTTCGAGCAGCGCGAAGATATCCTCGTAGCGCTTCTGAAAACGGCTTCCTTCGACGTTGGTGTGGGCCAGTTCATCGATCAGCGCGACCTCTGGCTGTCGAGCGAGAATCGCATCGACGTCCATCTCCGAGAAGAGGGTTCCTTTGTAGTCGAGCTGTCTACGCGGCACGTGCTCGAGCTTGGCCGCAACCTCGGAGGTGCCGCTACGACCATGAGTTTCGACGATCCCGATGACGACATCTTCACCACGCCCCGCGCGCCGTATGCCTTCGCTCAACATGCTGAAGGTCTTGCCTACTCCGGGAGCATAGCCGAGGAATATCTTGAACCTGCCGCGCCTTTTCTGATCGGCCTCCGCGGACGCGAGCCACTCCTCCGGCCTCTTTCGCCGCTCTTCTCCTGCTCGGTTATTCAAAGGATCTGTCCGTGAACTCAAAACGGTTTATCTCCATCGTCCGCTGGTTAGGCCTCTCAGCTTCTCTTGCGGGAATTGTAGCCTTCTATCGC
This is a stretch of genomic DNA from Granulicella sp. WH15. It encodes these proteins:
- a CDS encoding histidine kinase produces the protein MNNRAGEERRKRPEEWLASAEADQKRRGRFKIFLGYAPGVGKTFSMLSEGIRRAGRGEDVVIGIVETHGRSGTSEVAAKLEHVPRRQLDYKGTLFSEMDVDAILARQPEVALIDELAHTNVEGSRFQKRYEDIFALLESKIDVLTTVNIQHIESLTPRVQALTGITVREAVPDWVLDRADEIVISDLTPEALATRMRRGDIYPMERVERALSNFFRRGNLIALREMALQRVTRAVDRTLDDYVKQKHLGSHWTVAEKVAVCISASPSARDLIARGARLSKGMDAEFFVLHLDTDRDREADAARNLEDNFQFARNLGARVVQLQGSSVAAATAEFALTNRITQAIFGRSALTGMKKYLYFNAILQFATAAPHVDLHIITQEAPQ